A window of the Microbulbifer aggregans genome harbors these coding sequences:
- a CDS encoding ABCB family ABC transporter ATP-binding protein/permease has protein sequence MPRPKSDVPLSEVHWGALKTLFPYLLEFRRAVFLALLCLVGAKLASVGLPFLLKHIVDDLDAAGGAAAAVALPLGLLLAYGAVRFSSVLFGELRDTIFGRVTERAQRRIGLEVFEHLHKLDLDFHLNRRTGGLSRDIERGNAGIGFLMRFMVFNIVPTLLEIGMVAGLLWWNYSGVFALLVLGAVVIYIGFSVVATEWRTRFVRELNQAESQSSSRAVDSLLNYETVKYFGNEHYEAGHYDRELAFWEQARRKNRLSLFGLNAGQALIIASAMSGAMILAAMGVIAGDMTIGDFVLINAFMMQIFIPLNFLGFVYREMKGSLANIEKMFALLRVEPAIGDRGDAPDLEVGEGRIVFEDVHFAYRTDREILKGISFAVEPQQKVAIVGASGAGKSTLFKLLFRFYDPTAGRITIDGQDISSVSQSSLRAAIGVVPQDAVLFNQSILENVRYGRVDASDEEVMEAIRHAQLADFVRELPEGVNTLVGERGLKLSGGEKQRVAIARALLKHPPIMVFDEATSSLDSRSERGILGALREVAAEQTTLVIAHRLSTVVDADVILVLDRGTVVERGSHGELLAENGHYAALWRLQQEERQNPAYSNAAGD, from the coding sequence ATGCCGAGACCGAAGTCCGATGTCCCCCTGAGCGAGGTGCACTGGGGAGCACTCAAAACCCTTTTCCCTTACCTATTGGAATTTCGCCGTGCGGTCTTCCTGGCGCTGTTGTGCCTGGTGGGCGCCAAACTCGCGAGTGTCGGATTGCCGTTTTTACTCAAGCATATCGTCGATGATCTTGATGCGGCGGGTGGCGCTGCCGCTGCGGTTGCGCTGCCGCTGGGCTTGCTGCTCGCATACGGAGCAGTGCGTTTCTCCAGCGTCCTGTTTGGCGAGCTGCGGGATACTATTTTTGGCCGCGTGACGGAGCGGGCGCAGCGGCGGATTGGACTCGAGGTATTTGAACACCTCCACAAACTGGATCTGGATTTCCACCTAAATCGCCGGACCGGCGGGCTCTCCAGGGATATCGAGCGCGGCAATGCCGGCATCGGTTTTCTGATGCGCTTTATGGTGTTCAATATCGTACCCACGCTGCTGGAGATCGGCATGGTAGCGGGCCTGTTGTGGTGGAATTACAGCGGCGTCTTTGCTCTGCTGGTTCTCGGTGCCGTGGTGATCTATATCGGCTTTTCTGTGGTCGCGACGGAATGGCGTACCCGCTTTGTGCGCGAGCTGAACCAGGCCGAGAGCCAGAGCAGCAGCCGGGCGGTAGACAGCCTCCTGAACTACGAGACGGTCAAGTACTTCGGCAACGAGCATTACGAGGCGGGTCATTACGATCGGGAACTGGCGTTCTGGGAGCAGGCGCGGCGGAAAAACCGATTGTCGCTGTTCGGCCTCAATGCCGGGCAGGCGCTGATTATCGCCAGCGCCATGAGTGGAGCCATGATCCTGGCCGCGATGGGTGTGATCGCTGGTGATATGACCATCGGCGACTTCGTTCTTATCAATGCCTTTATGATGCAGATCTTTATTCCGCTGAACTTTCTCGGTTTCGTCTACCGGGAGATGAAAGGCTCATTGGCCAACATCGAAAAGATGTTCGCACTGCTGCGGGTGGAGCCAGCGATCGGTGACCGGGGCGATGCGCCGGATCTGGAGGTAGGCGAGGGGCGGATTGTTTTCGAGGATGTGCATTTTGCCTACCGTACAGATCGTGAAATCTTGAAGGGCATCAGCTTCGCGGTCGAGCCACAGCAGAAAGTCGCCATTGTCGGTGCCAGCGGGGCCGGCAAGTCGACCCTGTTCAAGCTGCTGTTCCGTTTCTACGACCCCACGGCTGGGCGTATTACGATCGATGGTCAGGATATCTCTTCGGTGAGCCAGTCCTCCCTGCGGGCCGCGATTGGTGTGGTGCCTCAGGACGCAGTGCTGTTCAACCAGTCCATTCTCGAAAACGTGCGTTACGGTCGAGTCGATGCCAGCGATGAGGAGGTGATGGAGGCGATCCGACACGCTCAACTGGCGGACTTCGTGCGGGAGCTGCCAGAAGGCGTGAACACCCTGGTGGGTGAGCGGGGGCTGAAGCTGTCCGGTGGCGAAAAGCAGCGGGTGGCAATTGCGCGGGCGCTGCTCAAACACCCGCCCATCATGGTTTTCGACGAAGCCACCTCTTCCCTGGACAGCCGCTCAGAGCGGGGCATTCTCGGGGCCCTGCGTGAGGTAGCCGCTGAACAGACTACCCTGGTGATCGCCCACCGACTCTCAACGGTTGTGGATGCGGATGTGATTCTGGTGCTCGACCGGGGGACAGTGGTGGAGCGGGGCTCTCATGGGGAGCTATTGGCTGAGAACGGCCACTATGCCGCACTGTGGCGGCTGCAGCAGGAGGAGAGACAGAATCCCGCCTACAGCAACGCCGCGGGTGACTGA
- a CDS encoding dipeptidyl-peptidase 3 family protein — protein sequence MKTAKITAALLALALVSACSPRDEQQSRTAEEAPAAKAEMQEEASTEQTESSSRFDIYVPVELNADLSDLSDDQRQLIAKLIDASEIMDRLFWLQSYGPADQLLPKIEDPAKRKFADINYGPWDRLNNNEAFVEGYGPKPLGAQFYPEDMTKAEFEAWEQPGKDGLYSLVRRDDQGNLKLVSYSEAYKAELEKAATILREAAELAEDEQFANYLTMRAEALVTDNFRPSDMAWMDMKDNEIDVVIGPIENYEDQLFAYRTAYESYVLLKDMEWSEKLAKFAAFLPELQKGLPVDEKYKSEVPGTDSDLNAYDVLYYAGHSNAGSKTIAINLPNDEEVQLAKGTRRLQLKNAMRAKFDKILVPISEVLIAEDQRKHITFPAFFSNTMFHEVAHGLGIKKTVTDGANVRQALKETSSALEEGKADILGLYMVTRLHEKGELEEGELMDNYVTFLASIFRSVRFGAASAHGKANMMRFNYFKEQGAFSRDPETGHYSVDFDKMQEAMTSLSNLILTIQGDGDYEKSKQLLEGKGVVGAELQADLDRLAAADIPVDVTFIQGKEVLGL from the coding sequence ATGAAAACCGCTAAGATCACCGCTGCGCTGCTGGCGCTGGCATTGGTGAGCGCCTGCTCACCCCGCGATGAGCAGCAGTCCCGTACAGCAGAAGAGGCTCCGGCTGCCAAGGCCGAGATGCAGGAAGAGGCCTCTACCGAACAGACCGAGAGCAGTTCCCGTTTTGATATCTATGTGCCGGTAGAGTTGAATGCGGATCTCTCCGACCTTTCCGACGACCAGCGACAGCTGATTGCCAAGCTGATCGATGCCAGTGAAATCATGGATCGCCTGTTCTGGCTGCAGTCTTACGGCCCGGCGGATCAACTGCTGCCGAAGATCGAGGATCCGGCCAAGCGCAAATTTGCCGACATCAACTATGGCCCCTGGGATCGTCTCAACAACAACGAGGCCTTTGTCGAGGGGTATGGACCCAAGCCTCTGGGTGCCCAGTTCTACCCGGAAGACATGACCAAGGCCGAGTTCGAGGCCTGGGAGCAGCCGGGCAAAGACGGCCTTTACTCCCTGGTGCGCCGCGATGATCAGGGCAACCTGAAGCTGGTGTCTTATAGCGAGGCTTACAAAGCAGAGCTCGAAAAGGCTGCAACCATCCTGCGCGAGGCGGCCGAGCTTGCCGAGGACGAGCAGTTTGCCAACTACCTGACCATGCGTGCCGAAGCACTGGTGACCGATAACTTCCGTCCCAGCGACATGGCATGGATGGACATGAAGGACAATGAGATTGACGTAGTGATCGGCCCCATCGAGAACTATGAAGATCAGCTGTTCGCCTACCGTACCGCCTATGAATCCTACGTACTGCTGAAGGACATGGAGTGGAGCGAGAAGCTGGCCAAGTTCGCAGCGTTCCTGCCCGAGCTGCAGAAAGGTCTGCCAGTGGACGAAAAGTACAAGTCCGAGGTGCCGGGCACCGACTCTGACCTGAATGCCTACGATGTGCTCTACTATGCCGGTCACAGCAATGCGGGCTCCAAAACCATCGCCATCAACCTCCCCAATGATGAGGAAGTACAGCTGGCCAAGGGTACCCGTCGCCTGCAGTTGAAAAACGCCATGCGCGCCAAGTTCGACAAGATCCTGGTGCCGATCAGCGAGGTTCTGATCGCCGAGGATCAGCGTAAGCACATTACTTTCCCGGCGTTCTTCTCCAACACCATGTTCCATGAAGTGGCACACGGCCTGGGTATCAAGAAAACCGTGACCGATGGCGCGAATGTCCGTCAGGCCCTGAAGGAAACTTCCTCTGCGCTGGAAGAGGGCAAGGCAGATATCCTTGGCTTGTACATGGTGACCCGCCTGCACGAGAAAGGGGAGCTGGAAGAGGGTGAGTTGATGGATAACTACGTCACCTTCCTGGCCAGTATCTTCCGTAGCGTGCGTTTCGGTGCCGCCAGTGCCCACGGCAAGGCCAATATGATGCGCTTCAACTACTTCAAGGAGCAGGGCGCCTTCAGCCGCGATCCGGAGACCGGTCACTACAGTGTCGACTTCGACAAGATGCAAGAGGCCATGACAAGCCTTTCCAACCTGATCCTGACCATCCAGGGTGATGGTGACTATGAAAAGTCCAAGCAATTGCTGGAAGGCAAGGGCGTGGTTGGTGCAGAACTGCAGGCGGATCTCGATCGTCTGGCAGCCGCCGACATCCCGGTGGATGTAACCTTCATTCAGGGCAAAGAGGTATTGGGGCTGTAA